In Deltaproteobacteria bacterium, a genomic segment contains:
- a CDS encoding TauD/TfdA family dioxygenase produces the protein MPLEITRLAGALGAEVRGIDLARATASDADRIRALLLEHGVLFFPAQNLTVEQHVAFGRHFGPLEAHPHLKNPYTQHPELFELAATHGGIADEWHTDLTFLPSPSQLSILRMVKCPAVGGDTMWTSLCAAYDALSAPLRELCDGLTALHNAEPHGQPDKMTVHPVVRVHPDTGRRALYVNEHFTRRIVELSAPESAALLGFLTSWVQQERFVVRYRWSEGTIGMWDNRVTQHCVVTDFVGERVIQRVTIMGDQVKGNEPRWPAWKPSLRSAQTRHDRVLLRWYEQQRGAKGE, from the coding sequence ATGCCCCTCGAAATCACCCGCCTCGCCGGCGCGCTGGGCGCCGAGGTGCGCGGGATCGACCTCGCGCGTGCGACTGCGTCCGATGCCGACCGCATTCGTGCGCTGCTGCTCGAGCACGGCGTGCTGTTCTTCCCCGCGCAGAACCTCACGGTGGAGCAGCACGTCGCGTTCGGGCGGCACTTCGGGCCGCTCGAGGCGCACCCGCACCTGAAGAATCCGTACACGCAGCATCCCGAGCTGTTCGAGCTCGCGGCCACGCACGGCGGCATCGCCGACGAGTGGCACACCGACCTCACCTTCCTGCCCTCGCCGTCGCAGCTCTCGATCTTGCGCATGGTGAAGTGCCCCGCGGTCGGCGGCGACACGATGTGGACGAGCCTGTGCGCCGCGTACGACGCGCTCTCCGCTCCGCTGCGCGAGCTGTGCGACGGCCTCACCGCTCTGCACAACGCGGAGCCGCACGGGCAGCCCGACAAGATGACGGTGCACCCCGTCGTGCGCGTGCATCCCGACACCGGCCGCCGCGCGCTCTACGTGAACGAGCACTTCACGCGCCGCATCGTCGAGCTGTCCGCGCCCGAGAGCGCGGCGCTGCTCGGCTTCCTCACGAGCTGGGTGCAGCAGGAGCGCTTCGTGGTCCGTTACCGCTGGAGCGAGGGCACGATCGGCATGTGGGACAACCGCGTCACGCAGCACTGTGTCGTTACGGACTTCGTGGGCGAGCGCGTGATCCAGCGCGTCACGATCATGGGCGATCAGGTGAAGGGCAACGAGCCGCGCTGGCCCGCGTGGAAGCCGAGCCTGCGCAGCGCGCAGACGCGCCACGACCGCGTGCTGCTCCGCTGGTACGAGCAGCAGCGCGGCGCGAAGGGCGAGTAG
- a CDS encoding amidase, whose product MSMNDYDSHDGLGLAALVKKRAVSASELLEAAIARCEKRSELNAVVVPMFEQARAAAKAEVPRGPFEGVPFLLKDLHLNLPGVRTTNGSNLYAENVPMRESELVARYRRAGLITFGKSASPEFGLTCTTESRLFGQTKNPWNLEHTSGGSSGGASAAVAGGLTPLANASDGGGSIRIPASCCGLFGMKPTRGRTPLGPDSGEGWSGMSCVHAVTRSVRDSAALLDATAGPDLGAPYAAQPPLRPWLAEVGAPAGRLRIALDTETWNEAPTHPDCRAAAEDAAKLCESLGHHVERARFAPSSIEELRKSTLTVVSANIRWAIEEGARKLGREPKQDDVEPGTWLTASISKNLDSVAYAAAIKVLHRTGRELAQFLTSYDVLLSPTMGAPPTKLGVLSLSNPNFAEQTAGLMQAIGYTQLANSAGTPAMSVPLSWNAAGLPIGVQFIGRHNDEATLFRLAAQLEQARPWFTRTPARAS is encoded by the coding sequence ATCTCCATGAACGACTACGACTCCCACGACGGCCTCGGCCTCGCGGCCCTGGTGAAGAAGCGCGCGGTGAGCGCGAGCGAGCTGCTCGAGGCGGCGATCGCGCGCTGCGAGAAGCGCAGCGAGCTGAACGCGGTGGTGGTTCCGATGTTCGAACAGGCGCGCGCCGCGGCGAAGGCGGAGGTTCCGCGCGGTCCGTTCGAGGGCGTGCCGTTTCTGCTGAAGGACCTGCACCTGAACCTGCCAGGCGTGCGCACCACGAACGGCTCGAACCTCTACGCCGAGAACGTGCCCATGCGCGAGAGCGAGCTGGTGGCGCGCTACCGGCGCGCGGGGCTGATCACGTTCGGCAAGAGCGCGTCGCCGGAGTTCGGGCTGACGTGCACGACTGAGTCGCGGCTGTTCGGGCAGACGAAGAATCCGTGGAACCTCGAGCACACTTCCGGCGGCTCCTCGGGCGGGGCGAGTGCGGCGGTCGCGGGCGGCCTAACACCTCTCGCCAACGCGAGCGACGGCGGCGGCTCGATCCGAATCCCCGCCAGCTGCTGCGGGTTGTTCGGCATGAAGCCCACGCGCGGCCGCACGCCACTCGGGCCCGATTCGGGCGAAGGCTGGAGCGGCATGAGCTGCGTGCACGCCGTCACGAGATCGGTGCGCGACAGCGCCGCCCTGCTCGACGCCACCGCCGGCCCCGATCTCGGTGCGCCCTACGCCGCGCAGCCGCCGCTGCGGCCGTGGCTCGCGGAAGTGGGCGCGCCGGCGGGGCGGCTGCGCATCGCACTCGACACCGAGACGTGGAACGAGGCGCCGACGCACCCGGACTGCCGCGCGGCGGCGGAAGACGCGGCGAAGCTGTGCGAGTCATTAGGGCATCACGTCGAGCGCGCGCGCTTCGCGCCGTCGTCGATCGAGGAGCTGCGCAAGAGCACGCTCACCGTCGTGAGCGCGAACATCCGCTGGGCGATCGAGGAAGGCGCGCGCAAGCTCGGGCGCGAGCCGAAGCAGGACGACGTCGAGCCCGGCACGTGGCTCACCGCCAGCATCTCGAAGAATCTCGACTCGGTCGCGTATGCGGCGGCGATCAAGGTGCTGCACCGCACCGGCCGCGAGCTCGCGCAGTTCCTCACGAGCTACGACGTTCTGCTCTCGCCCACGATGGGCGCGCCGCCGACCAAGCTCGGCGTGCTGTCGCTCTCGAACCCGAACTTCGCCGAGCAGACCGCGGGGTTGATGCAGGCGATCGGGTACACGCAGCTCGCCAACAGCGCGGGCACGCCGGCGATGAGCGTGCCGCTCTCCTGGAACGCGGCTGGGCTCCCGATCGGCGTGCAGTTCATCGGCCGCCACAACGACGAGGCCACGCTCTTCCGCCTTGCCGCGCAGCTCGAGCAGGCGCGGCCGTGGTTCACGCGTACGCCGGCGCGAGCTTCGTGA
- a CDS encoding amidohydrolase family protein, translating to MHDLVIRGGTIVDGSGGARFSGDVAIAGGRIVEVGAVSGRGKRELDARGLLVTPGWVDVHTHYDGQATWDSLISPSCWHGVTTAVIGNCGVGFAPVKPGTHDYLIKLMEGVEDIPGTVLWEGVQWAWESFPEYLDALASKPRAIDIAAQVPHAALRFYVMGERGADHTEAPTPAEIDAMGVLARDAVRAGALGFTTSRTKNHRASDGRYTPSLTAPKDELVGIARRMGEAGKGVFEIVSDFAGRDAEWEMFREMIRVSGRTASLSLAQADQSPESFRGALAQLDAANAAGLPFKAQVPARAIGVMLGFEASLNPFCGHPSWQELAKLAPKERLAKLRSPEVRARLLGEKSAAPGLAVLVCAFDKIFRSGDYEPTAEQSCAAEAKRRGVAPEVVAYDWLLEDEGRALLYRPLLNYANYCLDATHEMLQHPHVVPGLGDGGAHVGLISDGSFPTFLISHWAKDRTRGPKLPLEKLVKAQSADTAALVGLTDRGRIAVGMKADVNVIDFDALGVTKPEIAYDLPTGGKRLIQRARGYVATVCSGAVTFERGESTGELPGVLVRS from the coding sequence ATGCACGACCTCGTGATTCGCGGCGGAACCATCGTCGACGGCTCGGGAGGCGCGCGCTTCAGCGGCGACGTCGCGATCGCGGGCGGTCGCATCGTGGAAGTGGGCGCGGTCTCGGGTCGCGGCAAGCGCGAGCTCGATGCGCGCGGCCTGCTCGTCACGCCGGGCTGGGTCGACGTGCACACGCACTACGACGGCCAAGCCACGTGGGACTCGCTGATCTCGCCCTCGTGCTGGCACGGCGTAACAACTGCCGTGATAGGCAACTGCGGCGTCGGCTTCGCGCCGGTGAAGCCCGGCACGCACGACTACTTGATCAAGCTGATGGAAGGCGTCGAGGACATCCCCGGCACCGTGCTGTGGGAAGGCGTGCAGTGGGCGTGGGAGAGCTTCCCCGAGTACCTCGATGCGCTCGCCTCGAAGCCGCGCGCGATCGACATCGCCGCGCAGGTGCCCCACGCCGCGCTGCGCTTCTACGTGATGGGCGAGCGCGGCGCCGACCACACCGAGGCGCCCACGCCGGCCGAGATCGACGCGATGGGCGTGCTCGCGCGCGACGCGGTGCGCGCCGGCGCGCTCGGCTTCACCACCTCGCGCACGAAGAACCACCGCGCGAGCGACGGCCGCTACACGCCGAGCCTCACCGCGCCGAAGGACGAGCTCGTCGGCATCGCGCGCCGCATGGGCGAAGCGGGCAAGGGCGTGTTCGAGATCGTGTCGGACTTCGCCGGCCGCGACGCCGAGTGGGAGATGTTCCGCGAGATGATCCGCGTCTCGGGCCGTACCGCGTCGCTCTCGCTCGCGCAGGCGGACCAATCGCCGGAGTCGTTCCGCGGCGCGCTCGCGCAGCTCGACGCCGCCAACGCCGCGGGTCTGCCCTTCAAGGCGCAGGTTCCCGCGCGCGCGATCGGCGTGATGCTCGGCTTCGAGGCCTCGCTGAATCCGTTCTGCGGCCACCCGAGCTGGCAGGAGCTCGCGAAGCTCGCGCCGAAGGAGCGCCTCGCGAAGTTGCGCTCGCCCGAGGTGCGCGCGCGCTTGTTAGGCGAGAAGTCCGCGGCGCCGGGGCTCGCGGTGCTCGTGTGCGCGTTCGACAAGATCTTCCGCAGCGGCGACTACGAGCCGACCGCGGAGCAAAGCTGCGCCGCCGAAGCGAAGCGCCGCGGCGTCGCGCCCGAAGTGGTGGCGTACGACTGGCTGCTCGAGGACGAGGGCCGCGCGCTGCTCTATCGCCCCTTGCTCAACTACGCGAACTACTGCCTCGACGCGACGCACGAGATGCTCCAGCACCCGCACGTGGTTCCCGGCCTCGGCGACGGCGGCGCGCACGTGGGCCTGATCAGCGACGGCTCGTTCCCGACCTTCCTGATCTCGCACTGGGCCAAGGACCGCACGCGCGGCCCGAAGCTGCCGCTCGAGAAGCTCGTGAAGGCGCAAAGCGCCGACACCGCCGCGCTCGTCGGCCTCACCGATCGCGGCCGCATCGCGGTCGGCATGAAGGCCGATGTGAACGTGATCGACTTCGACGCGCTCGGCGTGACGAAGCCGGAGATCGCGTACGACCTGCCCACCGGCGGCAAGCGCCTGATCCAGCGCGCGCGCGGCTACGTCGCGACGGTGTGCAGCGGCGCGGTCACGTTCGAGCGAGGGGAGAGCACGGGGGAGTTGCCGGGCGTGCTGGTACGGAGCTGA
- a CDS encoding glutathione S-transferase family protein, whose protein sequence is MKLYDSHLSPFSSRVRIVLYAKNLPHEQLKPPGGTGSPEYKAINPTGKVPALVHDGRVLPESGVICEYLEDLHPSPALRPADARQRADMRVLAAMPDLYLMPEVFPLLRNLSRKGRDEGAVAAALASVASGFDRLEQFLVADPHAAGGEFTLADASVVPSTHFITRVLARFDAPAPAAARPKLARVMEAAAKNAAAVRVLGEMTAALDERIPLPR, encoded by the coding sequence GTGAAGCTCTACGACTCGCATCTCTCGCCATTCTCCTCCCGCGTTCGCATCGTTCTCTACGCGAAGAACCTGCCCCACGAGCAGCTGAAGCCGCCGGGAGGGACGGGCTCGCCGGAGTACAAGGCGATCAACCCCACCGGCAAGGTGCCGGCTCTCGTACACGACGGGCGTGTGCTGCCCGAGTCGGGCGTGATCTGCGAGTACCTCGAGGACCTGCACCCAAGCCCCGCGCTGCGTCCTGCCGACGCGCGTCAACGCGCGGACATGCGCGTGCTCGCCGCGATGCCCGATCTGTACCTAATGCCCGAAGTGTTCCCACTGTTGCGCAACCTGAGCCGCAAGGGGCGCGACGAGGGCGCGGTCGCGGCGGCGCTCGCGAGCGTCGCGAGCGGCTTCGATCGCCTCGAGCAGTTCCTCGTCGCGGATCCACACGCCGCGGGCGGCGAGTTCACGCTCGCCGACGCGAGCGTCGTGCCGAGCACGCACTTCATCACACGCGTGCTCGCGCGCTTCGACGCGCCCGCACCCGCTGCAGCGCGGCCGAAGCTCGCGCGCGTCATGGAGGCCGCCGCCAAGAACGCCGCCGCTGTGCGCGTTCTCGGCGAGATGACCGCTGCGCTCGACGAGCGCATCCCGCTGCCGCGCTGA
- a CDS encoding NAD(P)/FAD-dependent oxidoreductase: MAGTNGGGAQRVEHFDVLIVGAGISGVGGAKHLQDQCPGKSFVVLDALESYGGTWLTHTYPGIRSDSDLYTFGYRFKPWTNAPIATADEILKYMGEVIAENDLARHIRYKHWIDAASWSSKTNLWTVDAHRTDTGEKFRFTTSFLWMCQGYYHHAKGYTPEWKDMERFRGVLVHPQSWPKDLDYKNKRVLVIGSGATTATVVPAIAAETAHTTVLQRSPTYFMPAPNKNELADTLRELDIDEMWIHEIVRRKILHDQHIQTQRCMNEGEAVKEELLTAARAFLGEEEVKRNFTPKYRPWQQRLAFIPDGDLFKGIVAGKASVVTDEIERFTETGVLTKSGKLLEADIIVTATGFNIAILGDIAYTIDGKPLDLHESVTYRGMMFTGVPNLLWIFGYFRASWTLRADLLADFVCRLLNHMDRTGKKRVDVTLRPEDRGLPRLPWIAPDNFNPGYLMRAMDKLPQRLDRPEWQHTQDYWREKEEIPAIDLGGKEFVYG; encoded by the coding sequence ATGGCGGGAACGAACGGCGGCGGGGCGCAGCGGGTGGAGCACTTCGACGTGCTGATCGTGGGCGCGGGCATCTCGGGCGTCGGCGGCGCGAAGCACCTCCAAGACCAGTGCCCCGGCAAGAGCTTCGTCGTGCTCGATGCGCTCGAGAGCTACGGCGGCACCTGGCTCACGCACACCTACCCGGGCATCCGCTCCGACAGCGACCTCTACACCTTCGGTTACCGCTTCAAGCCGTGGACGAACGCGCCCATCGCGACCGCCGACGAGATTCTCAAGTACATGGGCGAGGTGATCGCGGAGAACGATCTCGCGCGGCACATCCGGTACAAGCACTGGATCGACGCCGCCTCGTGGTCGAGCAAGACCAACCTGTGGACCGTCGACGCGCACCGCACCGACACGGGCGAGAAGTTCCGCTTCACGACGAGCTTCCTGTGGATGTGTCAGGGCTACTACCACCACGCGAAGGGCTACACGCCGGAGTGGAAGGACATGGAGCGCTTCCGCGGCGTGCTCGTGCACCCGCAGTCGTGGCCCAAGGACCTCGACTACAAGAACAAGCGCGTGCTCGTGATCGGCTCCGGCGCCACCACCGCCACGGTGGTGCCGGCGATCGCGGCCGAGACGGCGCACACGACCGTGCTGCAGCGCTCGCCCACGTACTTCATGCCGGCTCCTAACAAGAACGAGCTCGCCGACACGCTGCGCGAGCTCGACATCGACGAGATGTGGATCCACGAGATCGTGCGGCGGAAGATCCTGCACGATCAGCACATCCAGACGCAGCGCTGCATGAACGAGGGCGAGGCTGTGAAGGAAGAGCTCCTCACCGCGGCGCGCGCGTTCCTCGGCGAGGAAGAGGTGAAGCGCAACTTCACGCCGAAGTACCGCCCGTGGCAGCAGCGGCTCGCGTTCATCCCGGACGGCGACCTGTTCAAGGGCATCGTCGCGGGCAAGGCCTCGGTGGTGACCGACGAGATCGAGCGCTTTACCGAGACGGGGGTGCTCACGAAGTCCGGCAAGCTGCTCGAGGCGGACATCATCGTCACCGCCACCGGCTTCAACATCGCGATCCTGGGCGACATCGCGTACACGATCGACGGCAAGCCGCTCGACCTGCACGAGAGCGTCACCTACCGCGGCATGATGTTCACCGGCGTGCCGAACTTGTTATGGATCTTCGGCTACTTCCGCGCCTCGTGGACGCTGCGCGCGGACCTGCTCGCCGACTTCGTGTGCCGCCTGCTGAACCACATGGACCGCACCGGCAAGAAACGCGTCGACGTGACGCTGCGGCCCGAAGATCGGGGCCTGCCGCGCCTCCCGTGGATCGCGCCCGACAACTTCAACCCGGGCTACCTGATGCGCGCGATGGACAAGCTCCCGCAGCGCCTCGACAGGCCCGAGTGGCAGCACACGCAGGACTACTGGCGGGAGAAGGAGGAGATTCCGGCGATCGATCTCGGCGGGAAGGAGTTCGTGTACGGGTAG
- a CDS encoding FAD-binding protein produces the protein MAGHDYRVLDAREITKWDDEADVVVAGLGCAGACAAIEARLAGASVLVLERASGGGGVTAMAAGHVYMGGGTRVQKAVGVADSVEDMEKYLVANTPDPDRDKIHLYCSESVAHFDWLVAQGVPFKDSMYKGKHVLQMTDECLIWSGNEEAWPYREQAKPAPRGHKVALEGHAGGAKMMELLIERAKSLGARIEIDCWVRELVRDGARIVGVRYRRDGAERTVRARKGVVLATGHFTNNSEMLGKYAPHLLDERYERQYTPSDDGAGIQLGLAAGGEALHMAGALITYPFYPPEHLLKGVLVNKLGKRFVAEDVYHSRSSIEITLQPDAEAYLIVDEETFGRPEFGGWDVVDAWEDFASMEADLGMPKGALQKTLAEYNANAAKREDPEFHKHYKWLKPLDKPPFAALRGSLGSGAFRTFTLGGLRVSRDGEVLRPDESAIAGLYAAGACASNIAQDGKGYSSGTCIGESTFFGRRAGRKAAAS, from the coding sequence ATGGCCGGCCACGACTACCGCGTGCTCGACGCACGCGAGATCACGAAGTGGGACGACGAGGCCGACGTCGTCGTCGCGGGGCTCGGCTGCGCGGGCGCGTGCGCCGCGATCGAGGCGCGCCTCGCGGGCGCGAGCGTGCTCGTGCTCGAGCGCGCGAGCGGCGGCGGAGGTGTTACGGCGATGGCGGCCGGCCACGTCTACATGGGCGGCGGCACGCGCGTGCAGAAGGCGGTCGGTGTCGCGGACAGCGTGGAGGACATGGAGAAGTATCTCGTCGCGAACACGCCCGATCCCGATCGCGACAAGATCCATCTCTATTGCAGCGAGTCGGTCGCGCACTTCGATTGGCTCGTCGCGCAGGGCGTGCCGTTCAAGGACTCGATGTACAAGGGCAAGCACGTGCTCCAGATGACGGACGAGTGCCTGATCTGGAGCGGCAACGAGGAGGCGTGGCCGTATCGCGAGCAGGCGAAGCCGGCGCCGCGCGGGCACAAGGTGGCGCTCGAGGGCCACGCCGGCGGCGCGAAGATGATGGAGCTCCTGATCGAGCGCGCGAAGTCATTAGGGGCGCGCATCGAGATCGATTGCTGGGTGCGCGAGCTGGTGCGCGACGGCGCGCGCATCGTCGGCGTGCGCTACCGGCGCGACGGCGCGGAACGCACGGTGCGCGCGCGGAAGGGCGTGGTGCTCGCGACCGGGCACTTCACCAACAACTCCGAGATGCTCGGGAAGTACGCGCCACACCTGCTCGACGAGCGCTACGAGCGGCAGTACACGCCGAGCGACGACGGCGCGGGCATCCAGCTCGGCCTCGCGGCGGGCGGCGAGGCGCTGCACATGGCCGGCGCCCTGATTACTTATCCCTTCTATCCGCCCGAGCATCTGCTGAAGGGCGTGCTCGTGAACAAGCTCGGCAAGCGCTTCGTCGCCGAGGACGTCTACCACTCGCGCTCGAGCATCGAGATCACGCTGCAGCCCGATGCCGAGGCGTATCTCATCGTCGACGAAGAGACGTTCGGGCGGCCGGAGTTCGGCGGCTGGGACGTCGTCGACGCGTGGGAGGACTTCGCGTCGATGGAGGCCGACCTCGGCATGCCGAAGGGCGCGCTGCAGAAGACGCTCGCCGAGTACAACGCGAACGCCGCGAAGCGCGAAGACCCCGAGTTCCACAAGCACTACAAGTGGCTGAAGCCTCTCGACAAGCCGCCGTTCGCTGCGCTGCGCGGCTCGCTCGGCAGCGGCGCGTTTCGCACGTTCACGCTCGGCGGCCTGCGCGTCTCGCGCGATGGCGAGGTGCTGCGGCCTGATGAGTCCGCCATTGCCGGCCTCTATGCCGCGGGCGCGTGCGCCTCGAACATCGCGCAAGACGGGAAGGGCTACTCGAGCGGCACGTGCATCGGGGAGAGCACGTTCTTCGGGCGCAGGGCGGGGCGGAAGGCGGCGGCGAGCTGA
- a CDS encoding TfoX/Sxy family protein: MPYDEGLAQRIREVVDDDPRISEKRMFGGVAFMANGNMAVGIIRDELMVRVGPEAYDAAIALPHARPMDFTGRPMRGFVQVAPAGFEDDADLRAWIARGVAFAVTQQKKPTRAKAAKKGGKPAAKRAQRAKAKPGRKR, encoded by the coding sequence ATGCCGTACGACGAAGGACTCGCTCAGCGCATCCGTGAAGTCGTCGATGACGACCCGCGCATCTCCGAGAAGCGCATGTTCGGCGGCGTCGCGTTCATGGCGAACGGCAACATGGCGGTGGGCATCATCCGCGACGAGCTGATGGTGCGCGTCGGGCCCGAGGCCTACGACGCTGCGATCGCGCTGCCGCACGCGCGACCGATGGACTTCACCGGCCGCCCGATGCGCGGCTTCGTGCAAGTCGCGCCCGCCGGCTTCGAGGACGACGCGGACCTGCGCGCGTGGATCGCGCGCGGCGTCGCGTTCGCGGTGACGCAGCAGAAGAAGCCGACGCGCGCGAAGGCCGCGAAGAAGGGCGGGAAGCCTGCGGCGAAGAGGGCTCAGCGCGCGAAGGCAAAGCCCGGTCGTAAGCGCTGA